One part of the Brevundimonas subvibrioides ATCC 15264 genome encodes these proteins:
- the lgt gene encoding prolipoprotein diacylglyceryl transferase gives MPFPEFDPVLIQLGPLPIRWYALAYVLGIVLGWVYAARILKSPRVWLPGKPPITTTQLDDLVLWITLGIILGGRFGYALFYKPVMYAQLFTGETLGERFELFQLWTGGMSFHGGFLGVCVAVFFFARKHKANLLSLGDAIAPVVPIGLAFGRLANFINGELWGRTTDVPWAIRFCNARIEQLYGFCPAGNEPRHPSQLYEAGLEGIVLLGILSLGVWKWRLLSKPGYITGLFLVGYGLARAALENVRQPDVGLDQLPFGLTMGMILSVPMILVGAWLIRRAWMRPPAVTAEPVEA, from the coding sequence TTGCCCTTTCCCGAGTTCGACCCGGTCCTGATCCAGCTGGGGCCCTTGCCGATCCGCTGGTACGCCCTGGCCTATGTCCTGGGCATCGTACTGGGCTGGGTCTATGCGGCCCGGATCCTCAAGAGCCCGCGCGTCTGGCTTCCCGGCAAGCCCCCGATCACGACGACGCAGCTGGACGATCTGGTGCTGTGGATCACCCTGGGCATCATCCTGGGCGGCCGGTTCGGCTACGCCCTGTTCTACAAGCCGGTCATGTACGCCCAGCTGTTCACCGGCGAGACGCTGGGCGAGCGGTTCGAGCTGTTCCAGCTGTGGACCGGAGGCATGTCGTTCCACGGCGGCTTCCTGGGCGTCTGCGTCGCGGTGTTCTTCTTCGCCCGCAAGCACAAGGCCAACCTGCTGAGCCTGGGCGACGCCATCGCCCCCGTGGTGCCGATCGGGCTGGCGTTCGGGCGGCTGGCCAACTTCATCAACGGCGAGCTGTGGGGCCGCACCACCGACGTGCCGTGGGCGATCCGGTTCTGCAACGCGCGGATCGAACAGCTGTACGGCTTCTGCCCCGCGGGCAACGAACCGCGTCACCCCAGCCAGCTCTACGAAGCCGGGCTGGAAGGCATCGTGCTGCTGGGCATCCTGTCGCTGGGGGTCTGGAAATGGCGGCTGCTGAGCAAGCCGGGCTACATCACCGGCCTGTTCCTGGTGGGCTACGGACTGGCACGGGCGGCGCTGGAGAATGTGCGCCAGCCGGACGTCGGACTGGACCAGCTTCCCTTCGGCCTGACCATGGGGATGATCCTGTCGGTGCCGATGATCCTGGTCGGGGCCTGGCTGATCCGGCGCGCCTGGATGCGGCCGCCGGCGGTCACCGCGGAGCCCGTCGAGGCCTGA
- a CDS encoding alpha-hydroxy acid oxidase produces the protein MSAIDHAHTIDDLRLRARRRLPRPIFDYLDGGADEEWSLGRNVTAFSDYEIVPDVLTDVSSIRTATTVFGQPAAWPLMLSATGLTRMFHGAAEPAVARAAAAQGLPYCLSTMGTTRLEDLAATVPVPMLFQVYVFKDRGLTREFVSRCREAGYAGLCLTVDTPVAGNRLRDRRSGLSLPPRLTARSLLDFALHPGWSIPALTGDRFDLANVSHRTDALATNPMSLFDFIGRQFDPGLTWRDVEWLASEWNGPLAIKGLMTPEDATRAIGSGASGVILSNHGGRQLDGAPAPIDQVAAVRDALGDGPDVICDGGVRRGSDIVKAVALGATACSIGRPYLYGLAAAGEAGVARALAILRDEFERTLALAGVPAIQSLSRRHIRHRPQVGARLRIGQ, from the coding sequence GTGTCAGCGATTGATCATGCCCACACCATCGACGACCTCCGACTTAGAGCCCGCCGTCGCCTGCCGCGTCCGATCTTTGATTATCTGGATGGCGGGGCAGATGAGGAATGGTCTCTCGGACGCAACGTCACGGCCTTCTCAGACTACGAGATCGTGCCCGACGTCCTGACGGACGTCTCCTCGATCCGGACGGCGACGACCGTCTTCGGCCAGCCGGCCGCCTGGCCGCTGATGCTGTCCGCGACCGGCCTCACCCGGATGTTTCACGGTGCCGCGGAGCCGGCCGTCGCCCGCGCCGCGGCGGCCCAGGGCCTTCCCTACTGCCTGTCCACCATGGGCACGACGCGGCTGGAGGATCTGGCGGCCACGGTCCCCGTCCCGATGCTGTTCCAGGTCTATGTGTTCAAGGATCGCGGGCTCACGCGCGAGTTCGTCTCGCGGTGCCGCGAGGCCGGATACGCCGGCCTGTGTCTGACGGTCGACACCCCCGTCGCGGGCAACCGGCTGCGCGATCGCCGAAGCGGTCTGTCCCTGCCGCCCCGGCTGACGGCACGATCCCTGCTGGACTTCGCCCTGCATCCCGGCTGGTCGATCCCGGCGCTGACCGGAGACCGGTTCGACCTGGCCAATGTCAGTCACAGGACCGATGCCCTGGCGACCAACCCGATGAGCCTGTTCGATTTCATTGGCCGCCAGTTCGACCCCGGCCTGACCTGGCGCGACGTCGAGTGGCTCGCCTCCGAATGGAACGGACCCCTGGCGATCAAGGGGCTGATGACGCCGGAGGACGCCACCCGCGCCATCGGTTCGGGCGCGAGCGGCGTGATCCTCTCGAACCACGGCGGACGTCAGCTGGATGGCGCGCCCGCGCCCATCGATCAGGTCGCCGCCGTGCGGGATGCCCTGGGCGACGGGCCCGACGTCATCTGCGACGGGGGCGTCCGCCGCGGCTCGGACATCGTCAAGGCCGTGGCGCTGGGTGCGACCGCCTGTTCCATCGGCCGGCCCTATCTGTACGGGCTGGCGGCCGCCGGGGAGGCCGGCGTCGCCCGGGCCCTCGCGATCCTGCGCGACGAGTTCGAACGCACGCTGGCCCTGGCGGGCGTCCCGGCCATCCAGTCCCTGTCGCGACGCCACATCCGGCACAGGCCGCAGGTCGGCGCGCGGCTGCGGATCGGTCAATGA
- the pgeF gene encoding peptidoglycan editing factor PgeF, producing the protein MSVPEPITHPLLTQAGLRHGFFTRQGGVSTGLYEGLNTGLGSADDPSAVAENRRRVADAMGGGPDDLAGCYQIHSAITRVADGPWRGDRPEGDAVVSVTPGVICAVLTADCAPVLLADPEARVVGAVHAGWKGALGGVVHSAVTAMEALGARPDRIIAVVGPCIAQASYEVGADFQDRFEHHDPGAGRFFADGVTGDRRMFDLPGYVVWRLEQAGVGEAAWTGHDTCADEAVFYSNRRAFQRGEPDFGRLMSTITLG; encoded by the coding sequence ATGAGCGTGCCTGAGCCGATCACCCATCCGCTGCTGACACAGGCCGGCCTCCGGCACGGCTTCTTCACGCGACAGGGCGGGGTCTCCACCGGCCTTTACGAGGGGCTGAACACCGGGCTGGGGTCGGCGGACGATCCGTCAGCGGTGGCCGAGAACCGCCGACGGGTGGCCGACGCCATGGGCGGTGGACCGGACGACCTGGCCGGCTGCTACCAGATCCATTCGGCGATCACGCGCGTCGCCGACGGCCCCTGGCGCGGCGACCGGCCGGAAGGCGATGCGGTGGTATCGGTCACGCCCGGCGTGATCTGCGCGGTGCTGACGGCCGACTGCGCGCCGGTGCTGCTGGCGGATCCCGAGGCGCGCGTCGTGGGCGCGGTCCATGCGGGGTGGAAGGGGGCGCTGGGGGGCGTGGTCCATTCGGCCGTCACCGCCATGGAAGCCCTGGGCGCCCGGCCCGACCGGATCATCGCCGTGGTCGGCCCCTGCATCGCCCAGGCGTCCTATGAGGTCGGGGCCGACTTCCAGGACCGGTTCGAGCATCACGACCCGGGCGCGGGCCGGTTCTTCGCGGACGGCGTGACCGGGGACCGCCGGATGTTCGACCTGCCCGGCTATGTGGTGTGGCGGCTGGAGCAGGCCGGCGTCGGCGAGGCGGCCTGGACCGGCCATGACACCTGCGCGGACGAGGCGGTCTTCTATTCCAACCGTCGGGCCTTCCAGCGGGGCGAGCCAGACTTCGGTCGGCTGATGTCGACGATCACGCTGGGCTGA
- a CDS encoding accessory factor UbiK family protein — protein sequence MQTRNPFLDEFAKLSTSAMGLAQAAGEEAKSAFRAQSDRIAAEMDLVRRDEFDVLKAQVIALRAEVAELQKAAAAKAKAPKTGTSTDGTRLPDAAG from the coding sequence ATGCAGACCCGCAACCCCTTCCTCGACGAGTTCGCCAAGCTGTCGACCAGCGCCATGGGCCTGGCCCAGGCCGCCGGCGAAGAGGCGAAATCCGCCTTCCGCGCCCAGTCCGACCGTATCGCCGCCGAGATGGATCTGGTCCGGCGCGACGAGTTCGACGTGTTGAAGGCCCAGGTGATCGCCCTGCGCGCCGAGGTCGCCGAGCTTCAGAAAGCCGCCGCCGCCAAGGCGAAAGCGCCGAAAACGGGAACGTCCACAGACGGAACTCGTCTTCCGGACGCAGCCGGTTGA
- a CDS encoding class I SAM-dependent methyltransferase yields the protein MALKDRLAREIALTGPMTVADYVTRCLHDPTDGYYATRPALGEGGDFITAPLISQMFGELIGLWAVETWQRLGAPERFRLVEVGPGDGTLMDDALRAARVAPGFLEACDLILIEPSGPLREVQARRLAQADVSPRWVRSLGQIDTDAPVILIANEVLDCLPARQFVRTEGGWAERRVGVTDGGDLTFGLVGITGGFERPGFEVEPGQVIEASEQQAAFGRDLAAMLAEASGAALLIDYGRDRPGVGDTLQALRRHAKVDVLATPGEADVTQWADFPAVLEAAVRAGADVTGCVGQGDFLRRLGIEARAERLRTGRPEAAPVIGRQLARLTGPDQMGALFKAAAIFSPRSLSVPGFET from the coding sequence ATGGCTTTGAAGGACCGACTGGCCCGCGAGATCGCCCTGACCGGGCCGATGACCGTGGCCGACTACGTCACCCGGTGCCTGCACGATCCGACCGACGGCTACTATGCGACGCGTCCGGCGCTGGGCGAAGGCGGCGACTTCATCACCGCGCCCCTGATCAGCCAGATGTTCGGCGAGCTGATCGGTCTGTGGGCGGTCGAGACCTGGCAGAGACTGGGGGCCCCGGAGCGGTTCCGGCTGGTCGAGGTCGGCCCCGGCGACGGCACCCTGATGGACGACGCGCTGCGGGCGGCGCGGGTGGCGCCCGGCTTCCTGGAGGCCTGCGACCTGATCCTGATCGAGCCCAGCGGGCCGTTGCGGGAGGTTCAGGCGCGGAGGCTGGCGCAGGCCGACGTCTCGCCACGCTGGGTCCGGTCGCTGGGACAGATCGATACCGACGCCCCCGTCATCCTGATCGCCAACGAGGTGCTGGACTGTCTGCCTGCGCGTCAGTTCGTACGGACGGAGGGTGGATGGGCCGAGCGACGGGTCGGGGTGACCGACGGCGGCGACCTGACCTTCGGGCTGGTCGGCATCACCGGCGGGTTCGAACGGCCCGGGTTCGAGGTGGAGCCGGGCCAGGTGATCGAGGCGTCGGAGCAGCAGGCGGCGTTCGGACGCGATCTGGCGGCGATGCTGGCCGAGGCGTCGGGCGCTGCCCTTCTGATCGACTACGGACGGGACCGGCCGGGCGTGGGCGACACGCTGCAGGCGTTGCGGCGCCATGCGAAGGTCGATGTCCTGGCCACCCCGGGCGAGGCGGACGTGACCCAGTGGGCCGACTTCCCGGCCGTGCTGGAGGCGGCGGTCCGGGCGGGCGCGGACGTCACCGGCTGCGTCGGACAGGGCGACTTCCTGCGACGGCTGGGGATCGAGGCGCGGGCCGAGCGGTTGAGGACGGGACGGCCGGAGGCGGCCCCGGTGATCGGGCGGCAACTGGCCCGGCTGACGGGCCCCGACCAGATGGGCGCGCTGTTCAAGGCGGCGGCGATCTTCTCGCCCCGCAGCCTGAGTGTTCCGGGATTCGAGACATGA
- a CDS encoding carboxylesterase/lipase family protein, which translates to MSTVSDAVMAKTSCGPVRGRESEGVARYLGIPYAAAPVGDLRFVAPQPHAPWDQPRDATAFGPTAPYQLRDFPTLDLTPLVGSGWVKGDDYLNLNIWTPAGSDAAGLPVMVFIHGGAWVGGTASAPTQDGTSFARNGVVCVTINYRLGIEGFLPIPGVPTNLGLRDMIAALGWVRDNIAGFGGDPANVTVFGESAGAMSIGDLVVSPLAKGLFRRAILQSGHGSMVRSVRTMRKVVDRLAKVLGVSADVAGFRSASIQAGLDAQDVVQAPTSGLDMRGENGRDPAYGLSKFLPVHGDDVIPVPPLQALAKGAGAEIDVLIGTNAEEMNLYFVPTGVKAKLGRLLAWFLLSRTERGALGILNRYGLGQRGVPGGATLTRALTDLVFRWPARAYAQAHQGRTHFYEMDWRSPALGGELGACHAVDVPFVFNTLATATGPIGVLGQTPPPQALADSIQKVWIDFARDGSAPWPEYEAGTRQVYQLAKGRAEPDTDFPIAATWRE; encoded by the coding sequence ATGTCGACTGTCTCCGATGCCGTCATGGCGAAAACCTCCTGTGGCCCGGTGCGGGGTCGAGAGTCAGAGGGTGTCGCGCGATACCTGGGCATTCCCTATGCCGCCGCGCCGGTTGGCGACCTGAGGTTCGTCGCGCCACAGCCGCACGCCCCCTGGGACCAACCCCGGGACGCGACCGCGTTCGGCCCGACGGCACCCTATCAGCTGCGGGATTTTCCCACCCTGGACCTGACGCCGCTGGTCGGATCCGGATGGGTGAAGGGGGACGACTACCTCAACCTGAACATCTGGACGCCCGCAGGATCGGATGCGGCCGGCCTGCCGGTCATGGTCTTCATCCATGGCGGGGCCTGGGTCGGCGGCACGGCATCGGCGCCCACACAGGACGGCACGAGCTTCGCCCGGAACGGCGTCGTCTGCGTGACGATCAACTACCGTCTGGGGATCGAGGGCTTCCTGCCCATTCCCGGCGTGCCCACCAATCTGGGTCTGCGCGACATGATCGCAGCGCTCGGGTGGGTGCGCGACAATATCGCCGGGTTCGGCGGCGACCCCGCCAATGTGACGGTCTTCGGCGAGTCGGCGGGCGCCATGTCGATCGGCGACCTGGTGGTCTCGCCCCTGGCGAAAGGCCTGTTCCGTCGCGCGATCCTGCAGAGCGGCCATGGCTCGATGGTCCGGTCGGTCCGGACGATGCGAAAGGTCGTGGACCGGCTGGCGAAGGTGCTCGGCGTGTCGGCCGACGTGGCCGGCTTTCGGTCAGCCAGCATCCAGGCGGGACTCGACGCCCAGGATGTCGTCCAGGCCCCGACCTCGGGCCTGGACATGCGCGGCGAGAACGGTCGCGACCCGGCCTATGGCCTCAGCAAATTCCTGCCGGTCCATGGCGACGACGTGATCCCGGTTCCACCCCTGCAGGCCCTGGCGAAAGGCGCGGGGGCCGAGATCGATGTGCTGATCGGGACGAACGCCGAGGAGATGAACCTGTATTTCGTCCCCACGGGGGTGAAGGCGAAGCTCGGGCGCCTGCTGGCCTGGTTCCTGCTCAGCCGGACCGAGCGGGGCGCGCTGGGCATTCTGAACCGCTATGGACTGGGCCAGCGTGGCGTTCCGGGCGGCGCGACCCTGACCCGGGCCCTGACCGACCTGGTCTTCCGCTGGCCGGCACGGGCCTATGCCCAGGCGCACCAGGGCCGGACTCATTTCTACGAGATGGACTGGCGCTCGCCCGCTCTGGGCGGAGAGCTCGGGGCCTGCCACGCCGTGGATGTGCCGTTCGTGTTCAACACCCTGGCGACCGCCACGGGACCGATCGGCGTGCTGGGCCAGACACCGCCGCCCCAGGCCCTGGCCGACAGCATCCAGAAGGTCTGGATCGACTTCGCGCGCGACGGCTCGGCCCCCTGGCCCGAATACGAGGCCGGGACCCGGCAGGTCTACCAGCTGGCCAAGGGCCGCGCCGAGCCGGATACGGACTTTCCGATCGCCGCGACCTGGCGCGAATGA